One stretch of Pseudomonas fluorescens Q2-87 DNA includes these proteins:
- the acnA gene encoding aconitate hydratase AcnA, whose translation MPSLDSLKTLKTLQVDAKTYHYFSLPDAARSLGDLDKLPMSLKVLLENLLRWEDEKTVTGADLKALAAWLKERRSDREIQYRPARVLMQDFTGVPAVVDLAAMRAAVEKAGGDPQRINPLSPVDLVIDHSVMVDKFASSQAFEQNVDIEMQRNGERYAFLRWGQSAFDNFSVVPPGTGICHQVNLEYLGRTVWTREEDGRLYAFPDTLVGTDSHTTMINGLGVLGWGVGGIEAEAAMLGQPVSMLIPEVVGFKLTGKLREGITATDLVLTVTQMLRKKGVVGKFVEFYGDGLADLPLADRATIANMAPEYGATCGFFPVDDVTLDYLRLSGRPADTVKLVEAYCKTQGLWRLPGQEPVFTDTLELDMGSVEASLAGPKRPQDRVSLPNVGQAFSDFLGLQVKPTSKEEGRLESEGGGGVAVGNADQVGEAEYEFEGQTHRLKNGAVVIAAITSCTNTSNPSVMMAAGLLAKKAVEKGLTRKPWVKSSLAPGSKVVTDYYKAAGLTEYLDKLGFDLVGYGCTTCIGNSGPLREPIEKAIQKADLTVASVLSGNRNFEGRVHPLVKTNWLASPPLVVAYALAGTVRIDISSEPLGNDRDGNPVYLRDIWPSSREVADAVAQVNTSMFHKEYAAVFAGDEQWQAIEVPQAATYVWQSDSTYIQHPPFFDDIGGPPPAVKNVEGARILALLGDSVTTDHISPAGNIKADSPAGRYLREQGVEPRDFNSYGSRRGNHQVMMRGTFANIRIRNEMLDGEEGGNTIYIPNGERMPIYDAAMLYQATGTPLVVIAGQEYGTGSSRDWAAKGTNLLGVKAVIAESFERIHRSNLVGMGVLPLQFKLDQNRKSLNLTGKETVDILGLDNIELTPRMNLPLVITREDGSQERIEVLCRIDTLNEVEYFKAGGILHYVLRQLIAA comes from the coding sequence ATGCCGTCCCTCGATAGCCTGAAAACCCTTAAAACGCTGCAAGTCGACGCCAAGACCTATCATTATTTCAGCCTGCCGGATGCCGCCCGAAGCCTGGGCGACCTGGACAAGCTGCCCATGTCGCTGAAAGTGCTGCTGGAAAACCTGCTGCGCTGGGAAGATGAAAAAACCGTCACTGGCGCTGACCTCAAGGCCCTGGCCGCGTGGCTCAAGGAGCGTCGCTCCGACCGGGAAATCCAGTACCGCCCGGCACGGGTATTGATGCAAGACTTCACCGGTGTCCCCGCCGTGGTCGACCTGGCTGCCATGCGCGCCGCAGTGGAAAAGGCCGGCGGCGATCCCCAGCGGATCAACCCGCTGTCACCCGTGGACCTGGTGATCGACCATTCGGTGATGGTGGACAAATTCGCCAGCAGCCAGGCGTTCGAGCAGAACGTCGACATCGAAATGCAGCGCAACGGCGAGCGCTACGCCTTCCTGCGCTGGGGCCAGAGTGCCTTCGATAATTTCAGCGTGGTACCGCCGGGCACCGGCATCTGCCACCAGGTCAACCTCGAATACCTGGGCCGCACCGTGTGGACCCGCGAGGAGGATGGCCGCCTTTATGCATTCCCGGACACGCTGGTAGGCACCGACTCCCACACCACCATGATCAATGGCCTCGGCGTACTGGGCTGGGGCGTCGGCGGCATCGAAGCCGAAGCGGCCATGCTCGGCCAACCGGTGTCGATGCTGATTCCCGAAGTCGTCGGTTTCAAACTCACCGGCAAGCTGCGCGAAGGCATCACCGCCACCGACCTGGTGCTTACCGTCACGCAGATGCTGCGCAAGAAGGGCGTGGTGGGCAAATTCGTCGAGTTCTATGGCGACGGCCTCGCCGACCTGCCCTTGGCCGACCGTGCCACTATTGCCAACATGGCCCCGGAATATGGCGCCACCTGTGGATTCTTCCCGGTCGACGATGTAACCCTGGACTATCTGCGCTTGTCCGGCCGGCCGGCCGACACTGTGAAACTGGTGGAAGCCTACTGCAAGACCCAGGGCCTGTGGCGCTTGCCCGGCCAGGAACCGGTGTTCACCGACACCCTGGAATTGGACATGGGCAGCGTCGAGGCCAGCCTCGCCGGGCCGAAACGCCCCCAAGACCGGGTATCGCTGCCAAACGTCGGCCAGGCCTTCAGTGACTTCCTGGGACTCCAGGTCAAACCCACCAGTAAGGAGGAAGGTCGCCTGGAAAGCGAAGGCGGCGGTGGCGTGGCGGTGGGCAACGCCGATCAGGTGGGCGAAGCCGAGTACGAGTTCGAAGGCCAGACCCATCGTCTGAAGAACGGCGCGGTGGTGATTGCTGCCATTACGTCCTGCACCAACACCTCCAACCCCAGCGTGATGATGGCCGCCGGGCTGCTGGCCAAAAAAGCAGTGGAAAAGGGCTTGACCCGCAAACCCTGGGTCAAGAGCTCCCTCGCACCGGGCTCCAAGGTCGTCACCGACTATTACAAGGCCGCTGGCCTGACCGAGTACCTGGATAAACTCGGTTTCGACTTGGTGGGCTACGGCTGCACCACCTGTATCGGTAACTCCGGACCGCTGCGGGAACCGATTGAAAAAGCTATCCAGAAAGCCGATCTCACCGTGGCTTCGGTCTTGTCGGGCAACCGCAACTTCGAAGGACGAGTCCATCCGCTGGTCAAGACCAATTGGCTGGCCTCGCCGCCCCTCGTGGTCGCCTATGCCCTGGCCGGTACCGTGCGCATCGACATCAGCAGCGAGCCGCTGGGTAACGATCGAGATGGCAACCCAGTGTACCTGCGGGACATCTGGCCGAGCAGCCGGGAAGTGGCCGACGCCGTGGCCCAGGTGAACACCAGCATGTTCCACAAGGAATACGCGGCGGTGTTCGCCGGGGACGAGCAATGGCAAGCCATCGAAGTGCCGCAAGCGGCCACCTACGTATGGCAATCGGACTCGACCTATATCCAGCATCCGCCGTTCTTCGACGACATCGGCGGGCCGCCACCAGCGGTCAAGAACGTCGAAGGCGCCCGGATCCTGGCCCTGCTGGGAGATTCGGTGACCACCGACCATATTTCCCCGGCCGGCAACATCAAGGCTGACAGCCCGGCCGGTCGCTACCTGCGCGAGCAGGGCGTGGAGCCTAGGGACTTCAATTCCTACGGCTCAAGACGCGGCAATCACCAGGTCATGATGCGTGGCACCTTCGCCAATATCCGCATTCGCAACGAAATGCTCGACGGCGAAGAAGGCGGCAACACGATCTACATCCCCAACGGCGAAAGAATGCCGATCTACGATGCTGCAATGCTCTATCAAGCCACGGGGACGCCGCTGGTGGTGATTGCGGGGCAGGAATACGGTACGGGGTCGAGCCGCGACTGGGCGGCCAAGGGCACTAACCTGCTGGGGGTCAAGGCGGTGATCGCCGAAAGCTTCGAGCGGATCCATCGCTCCAATTTGGTGGGGATGGGCGTGCTGCCATTGCAGTTCAAGCTCGATCAGAATCGCAAGAGCCTGAACCTCACGGGCAAGGAAACCGTGGACATCCTGGGCCTGGACAACATCGAACTGACGCCACGCATGAACCTGCCCCTGGTCATCACCCGCGAGGACGGCAGCCAGGAACGGATTGAAGTGCTGTGTCGGATCGATACCCTCAATGAAGTCGAGTATTTCAAGGCCGGTGGCATCCTTCACTATGTCCTACGGCAATTGATTGCAGCTTAA
- a CDS encoding alpha/beta family hydrolase — MDKQHKASIDGDQWAQCVEQHGWLWNVAQSKSGSESPTLILAHGAGAPMDSGFMDEMAARLAAQGVNVLRFEFPYMAQRRQDGGKRPPNPAPKLLECWREVYATVRPYVAGRLAIGGKSMGGRMASLLADELGADALVCLGYPFYAVGKPEKPRVEHLAELKTPTLIVQGERDALGNREAVQGYDLSPSIEVMWLVAGDHDLKPLKASGFSHEQHLEAAAGKVAAFLQD, encoded by the coding sequence ATGGACAAACAGCACAAGGCCAGTATTGACGGGGATCAATGGGCGCAGTGTGTGGAGCAACATGGCTGGCTATGGAACGTCGCCCAATCAAAGAGTGGAAGCGAGTCGCCGACCCTGATCCTGGCTCATGGCGCCGGTGCCCCGATGGACAGCGGCTTCATGGACGAAATGGCCGCGCGCCTTGCCGCACAGGGCGTCAACGTGCTGCGCTTCGAGTTTCCCTACATGGCTCAGCGGCGCCAGGACGGTGGTAAGCGTCCTCCGAACCCAGCACCGAAACTGTTGGAGTGTTGGCGTGAGGTGTACGCCACGGTGCGGCCTTATGTCGCTGGCCGGCTGGCCATCGGCGGCAAATCCATGGGCGGACGAATGGCGAGTTTGCTCGCCGATGAATTGGGCGCCGACGCGCTGGTGTGCCTGGGGTATCCCTTCTATGCGGTGGGCAAGCCAGAAAAGCCACGGGTCGAGCACCTGGCGGAACTGAAGACTCCCACCTTGATCGTCCAGGGCGAGCGCGATGCGTTGGGCAATCGGGAGGCGGTGCAGGGTTATGACTTGTCGCCGAGCATCGAGGTGATGTGGCTGGTGGCTGGGGATCATGATCTCAAGCCGCTGAAGGCTTCGGGGTTTAGCCATGAACAGCATCTGGAGGCGGCGGCGGGAAAGGTGGCGGCGTTTCTTCAGGATTGA
- a CDS encoding CPBP family intramembrane glutamic endopeptidase translates to MSALPWPYLALLSIGYVMALAYGQLAWTAAISVALLLFAGYAVRQQKTPVGQFLGHALFVVMALALAMHWMPGFFNGRAIAAQRLTDDATRFAMYLNQDKPLIGFWLLLACPWIVGRRSFRLSVYATALGLGLSVALALGGALLLGMIHWAPKWPDHAWLWLLNNLLLVTLVEEALFRGYIQGGLSRHFKHLAHGDNLALLLASLLFGLVHAGAGWEWVLLSGLAGIGYGLAYRFGGLSAAIATHFGLNLLHYALFTYPMLA, encoded by the coding sequence ATGTCTGCCCTGCCCTGGCCCTATCTGGCCCTCCTTTCAATCGGTTACGTCATGGCCCTGGCCTACGGTCAGTTGGCTTGGACTGCCGCCATCTCGGTTGCGCTGCTGCTATTTGCCGGCTATGCCGTTCGCCAGCAGAAGACACCGGTCGGCCAGTTTCTCGGGCACGCGCTGTTCGTGGTGATGGCGCTGGCACTGGCCATGCATTGGATGCCAGGCTTTTTCAACGGGCGGGCCATTGCCGCGCAACGCTTGACCGATGATGCAACGCGCTTCGCCATGTACCTGAACCAGGACAAGCCATTGATCGGCTTCTGGCTGCTGCTGGCCTGCCCGTGGATCGTTGGCCGCCGCTCGTTTCGCCTGTCGGTCTACGCCACGGCCCTGGGCCTGGGCCTAAGCGTAGCGCTGGCCCTCGGCGGGGCCCTGCTGCTGGGCATGATCCACTGGGCACCGAAGTGGCCGGATCACGCCTGGCTGTGGCTACTCAATAATCTTCTATTGGTCACCCTGGTGGAGGAAGCCCTATTTCGCGGCTACATTCAGGGTGGCCTGAGCCGGCACTTCAAACACTTGGCTCATGGCGACAATCTGGCGTTGCTGCTGGCCTCGCTGCTGTTCGGCCTGGTGCATGCGGGCGCCGGTTGGGAATGGGTGCTGCTGTCCGGCCTGGCGGGGATCGGTTATGGCTTGGCGTATCGTTTCGGCGGCCTGAGCGCGGCGATCGCCACGCATTTTGGCCTCAATCTGCTTCATTACGCCCTATTTACTTACCCGATGCTGGCGTGA
- the ccoO gene encoding cytochrome-c oxidase, cbb3-type subunit II, producing the protein MKHETIEKNVGLLMLLMVLAVSIGGLTQIVPLFFQDVTNKPVDGMKPYTALQLEGRDIYIREGCVGCHSQMIRPFRAETERYGHYSVAGESVWDHPFLWGSKRTGPDLARVGARYSDDWHRAHLYNPRNVVPESKMPAYPWLVTQAVDSSHTEGKLRAMRTLGVPYTDDDIAGSVASLKGKTEMDALVAYLQVLGTAIKSKR; encoded by the coding sequence ATGAAACACGAAACCATCGAAAAAAACGTCGGCCTGCTGATGCTGCTGATGGTCCTGGCCGTGAGCATTGGTGGCCTGACCCAGATCGTGCCGCTGTTCTTCCAGGACGTGACCAATAAACCGGTGGACGGCATGAAGCCCTACACCGCCCTGCAACTGGAAGGCCGCGACATCTACATCCGCGAAGGTTGCGTCGGCTGCCACTCGCAGATGATCCGTCCGTTCCGTGCCGAGACCGAGCGCTACGGCCACTACTCGGTCGCTGGTGAAAGCGTCTGGGACCACCCGTTCCTGTGGGGTTCCAAGCGTACCGGGCCAGACCTGGCCCGGGTCGGCGCACGCTACTCCGATGACTGGCACCGTGCGCACCTGTACAACCCGCGCAACGTCGTGCCCGAGTCGAAAATGCCGGCCTACCCGTGGCTGGTCACCCAAGCGGTAGACAGCAGCCACACCGAAGGCAAGCTGCGGGCCATGCGCACCCTGGGCGTGCCGTACACCGACGACGACATCGCCGGCAGCGTGGCCTCGCTCAAGGGCAAGACCGAAATGGATGCGCTGGTGGCCTACCTGCAAGTGCTCGGCACTGCCATCAAGAGCAAGAGGTGA
- a CDS encoding cbb3-type cytochrome oxidase subunit 3, with translation MVFEMSTGMIRGLGTVVVFIAFIGLTLWVFNSKRSPEFAEARLLPFADEPAADIANPQDPATRSTRP, from the coding sequence ATGGTTTTTGAAATGAGTACCGGAATGATCCGCGGCCTGGGCACCGTCGTGGTGTTCATAGCCTTCATCGGCCTGACCCTGTGGGTGTTCAACAGCAAGCGCAGCCCGGAGTTCGCCGAGGCACGCCTGCTGCCGTTCGCCGACGAACCCGCCGCCGACATCGCCAACCCCCAAGACCCTGCAACAAGGAGTACCCGGCCATGA
- a CDS encoding methyl-accepting chemotaxis protein, producing the protein MRNNQPVTQRERTFPAQQRLISTTDAKGVITYCNDAFIEISGYSKEELIRSPHNLVRHPDVPSAVFAHMWGTLKQGLPWMGIVKNRSKNGDHYWVNAYVTPVFEGNQVVGYESVRIKPTAEQIGRAEALYLRINQGKSAVPSSDKWLPMLQDWLPFILVSQLSFVVGAFLNSHWGFALAAVLSVPLGLMGLQWQQRGIKRLLRLAEQTTSDPLIARMYTDSRGAQARLEMSILSQEARLKTCLTRLQDTAEHLNDQARQSNTLAHDSSSGLERQRVETEQVATAVNQMAATTQEVASHVQRTADATQEANRLTGRGRDIAGETREAIERLSVVVGETGQTVTQLAKDSDEIGGVVDVIKGIADQTNLLALNAAIEAARAGEMGRGFAVVADEVRQLAQRTSESTGQIHALIAKLQQTATNAVQTMDAGHRQAEEGVARVMEADRALVGISEAVAHITDMTTQIAAATEEQSSVAEEISRNISNISALADQTSGQAHSSALLSEELTRTANTQYSLVERFNR; encoded by the coding sequence ATGCGTAACAACCAGCCCGTCACACAGCGTGAAAGGACCTTCCCGGCCCAGCAGCGATTGATTTCCACCACCGACGCCAAGGGCGTGATCACCTACTGCAATGACGCCTTCATTGAAATCAGCGGGTATTCGAAAGAAGAACTGATCCGTTCGCCACACAATCTGGTGCGCCATCCCGATGTTCCGTCCGCTGTGTTCGCGCACATGTGGGGCACGCTCAAACAGGGCTTGCCATGGATGGGCATTGTCAAGAACCGCAGCAAGAACGGCGACCATTACTGGGTCAACGCCTATGTCACGCCCGTGTTCGAGGGCAACCAGGTGGTCGGCTACGAGTCGGTGCGGATCAAGCCCACCGCCGAGCAGATCGGCCGGGCCGAGGCGCTCTACCTGCGCATCAACCAGGGTAAATCTGCGGTTCCCAGCAGCGACAAATGGTTGCCGATGCTGCAGGACTGGCTGCCGTTCATTCTGGTCAGCCAGTTGAGCTTCGTCGTTGGCGCCTTCCTCAACTCCCATTGGGGCTTTGCCCTGGCGGCGGTGCTATCGGTGCCCTTGGGACTGATGGGCCTGCAATGGCAGCAACGCGGGATCAAGCGCCTGCTGCGCCTGGCCGAACAAACCACCTCCGACCCGCTGATCGCCCGGATGTACACCGACAGCCGCGGCGCCCAGGCGCGCCTGGAGATGTCGATTCTCAGCCAGGAAGCTCGCCTGAAAACCTGCCTGACCCGCCTGCAGGACACCGCCGAACACCTCAACGATCAGGCACGCCAATCCAACACGCTGGCCCACGACAGCTCCAGCGGCCTGGAACGCCAGCGCGTGGAAACCGAACAGGTTGCCACTGCCGTCAACCAGATGGCCGCGACCACCCAGGAAGTCGCCAGCCATGTGCAACGCACCGCCGACGCTACCCAGGAAGCCAATCGCCTGACCGGACGTGGCCGAGACATCGCTGGGGAAACCCGCGAAGCCATCGAGCGATTGTCGGTGGTGGTCGGCGAGACGGGGCAGACCGTGACCCAACTGGCCAAGGACAGCGACGAGATCGGTGGCGTGGTGGACGTGATCAAGGGCATCGCCGACCAGACCAATTTGCTGGCCCTCAACGCAGCGATCGAAGCGGCCCGTGCCGGTGAGATGGGTCGTGGCTTTGCCGTGGTAGCCGACGAAGTACGCCAACTGGCACAACGCACCAGCGAGTCCACCGGGCAGATCCATGCCCTGATCGCCAAGCTCCAGCAAACCGCCACCAACGCCGTGCAGACCATGGACGCCGGTCATCGCCAAGCCGAAGAAGGCGTGGCGCGGGTCATGGAAGCCGACCGGGCATTGGTTGGCATCAGCGAAGCGGTGGCTCACATCACCGACATGACCACGCAGATCGCAGCCGCAACCGAAGAACAGAGCTCGGTGGCCGAGGAGATCAGCCGCAACATCAGCAACATCTCCGCACTGGCCGACCAGACCTCGGGCCAGGCCCACAGCTCGGCCCTGCTGAGCGAAGAACTGACCCGTACGGCCAATACCCAGTATTCGCTGGTGGAGCGATTCAACCGCTGA
- the ccoN gene encoding cytochrome-c oxidase, cbb3-type subunit I encodes MSTAISPTAYNYKVVRQFAIMTVVWGILGMGLGVFIASQLVWPELNFDLPWTTFGRLRPLHTNLVIFAFGGCALFATSYYVVQRTCQTRLISDSLAAFTFWGWQAVIVGAIVTLPLGYTTTKEYAELEWPLAILLAIVWVTYGLVFFGTIVKRKTKHIYVGNWFYGAFIVVTAMLHIVNHASLPVSFFKSYSAYSGATDAMIQWWYGHNAVGFFLTTGFLGMMYYFVPKQAERPIYSYRLSIVHFWALITLYIWAGPHHLHYTALPDWAQSLGMAMSIILLAPSWGGMINGMMTLSGAWHKLRTDPILRFLVVSLAFYGMSTFEGPMMAIKTVNSLSHYTDWTIGHVHAGALGWVAMISIGAIYHMIPKLFGRAQMHSTSLINAHFWLATIGTVLYIASMWVNGITQGLMWRAINDDGTLTYSFVEALQASHPGYIVRALGGAFFASGMLFMAYNVYRTVRASDPAEAEAAAKIAVVGAH; translated from the coding sequence ATGAGCACAGCAATCAGTCCGACTGCTTATAACTATAAGGTAGTCCGCCAGTTCGCCATCATGACGGTGGTCTGGGGGATCCTTGGCATGGGGCTCGGTGTCTTCATTGCCTCGCAATTGGTCTGGCCGGAGTTGAACTTCGATCTGCCATGGACGACATTTGGACGCCTTCGCCCGTTGCACACCAACCTGGTGATCTTCGCCTTCGGTGGTTGTGCATTGTTTGCCACTTCTTACTACGTCGTGCAGCGAACCTGCCAAACGCGACTGATTTCCGACAGCCTCGCCGCCTTCACCTTCTGGGGTTGGCAAGCGGTGATCGTCGGCGCGATCGTGACCTTGCCACTGGGTTACACCACTACCAAGGAATACGCGGAACTGGAATGGCCCCTGGCTATTCTGCTGGCCATCGTCTGGGTGACCTACGGTCTGGTGTTCTTCGGCACCATCGTCAAGCGCAAGACCAAGCACATTTATGTCGGCAACTGGTTCTACGGCGCCTTCATCGTCGTGACGGCCATGCTGCACATCGTCAACCACGCCTCCCTGCCGGTCAGCTTCTTCAAGTCGTACTCGGCCTACTCGGGCGCGACCGATGCGATGATCCAGTGGTGGTACGGCCACAACGCCGTGGGTTTCTTCCTGACCACCGGTTTCCTGGGGATGATGTACTACTTCGTGCCGAAACAGGCCGAGCGTCCGATCTATTCCTATCGCCTGTCCATCGTCCACTTCTGGGCGCTGATCACCCTCTACATCTGGGCCGGTCCGCACCACTTGCACTACACCGCGCTGCCGGACTGGGCACAATCGCTCGGCATGGCGATGTCGATCATCCTGCTGGCGCCAAGCTGGGGCGGCATGATCAACGGCATGATGACCTTGTCGGGTGCCTGGCATAAATTGCGCACCGATCCGATCCTGCGGTTCCTGGTGGTGTCCCTGGCGTTCTACGGCATGTCGACCTTCGAAGGCCCGATGATGGCCATCAAGACCGTCAACTCCCTGAGCCACTACACCGACTGGACCATCGGCCACGTACACGCCGGCGCCCTCGGCTGGGTAGCGATGATTTCCATCGGCGCCATCTACCACATGATCCCGAAACTGTTCGGGCGTGCCCAGATGCACAGCACCAGCCTGATCAACGCGCACTTCTGGCTCGCGACCATCGGTACCGTGCTGTACATCGCTTCGATGTGGGTCAACGGCATCACCCAGGGCCTGATGTGGCGTGCAATCAACGACGACGGCACCCTGACCTACTCGTTCGTTGAAGCGCTGCAAGCCAGCCACCCTGGCTATATCGTGCGTGCCCTGGGCGGCGCGTTCTTCGCCAGCGGCATGCTGTTCATGGCCTACAACGTGTACCGCACCGTTCGTGCCTCTGACCCGGCTGAAGCTGAAGCCGCCGCCAAGATCGCCGTAGTTGGAGCTCACTGA
- the ccoN gene encoding cytochrome-c oxidase, cbb3-type subunit I, with translation MNTSISTAYNYKVVRQFAIMTVVWGIVGMGLGVFLAAQLVWPQLNFDLPWTSFGRLRPLHTNAVIFAFGGCALFASSFYSVQRTCQTQLFAPKIAAFCFWGWQLVIVLAAISLPLGYTSSKEYAELEWPIDILITIVWVAYAIVFFGTVAKRNTKHIYVGNWFFGGFILTVAILHIVNNLELPVSFTKSYSVYAGATDAMVQWWYGHNAVGFFLTAGFLGMMYYFVPKQAERPVYSYRLSIVHFWALITLYIWAGPHHLHYTALPDWAQSLGMVMSLILLAPSWGGMINGMMTLSGAWHKLRSDPILRFLVVSLAFYGMSTFEGPMMAIKTVNALSHYTDWTIGHVHAGALGWVAMISIGALYHMIPKVFGRPQMHSIGLINAHFWLATIGTVLYIASMWVNGIAQGLMWRAVNEDGTLTYSFVETLVASHPGFVVRLVGGAIFLSGMLLMAYNTWRTVRAYQPAEAAAAAQMA, from the coding sequence ATGAACACTTCTATCAGTACCGCCTACAACTACAAGGTGGTCCGCCAATTCGCCATTATGACGGTGGTGTGGGGCATCGTCGGCATGGGGCTCGGGGTTTTTCTCGCGGCTCAATTGGTCTGGCCACAACTCAATTTCGATTTGCCCTGGACCAGCTTCGGCCGCCTGCGCCCGCTGCACACCAACGCGGTGATCTTCGCCTTTGGCGGCTGCGCCTTGTTCGCCAGTTCGTTCTATTCGGTGCAACGCACCTGCCAGACGCAATTGTTCGCCCCGAAAATCGCCGCGTTCTGCTTCTGGGGCTGGCAACTGGTGATCGTGCTGGCGGCCATCAGCCTGCCACTGGGCTACACCAGTTCCAAGGAATACGCCGAGCTGGAATGGCCGATCGACATCCTGATCACCATCGTCTGGGTCGCCTACGCCATCGTGTTCTTCGGCACCGTGGCCAAGCGCAACACCAAGCACATCTATGTCGGTAACTGGTTCTTCGGCGGGTTCATCCTCACCGTGGCGATCCTGCACATCGTCAACAACCTGGAACTGCCGGTGAGCTTCACCAAGTCCTACTCGGTGTATGCCGGGGCCACCGATGCGATGGTGCAATGGTGGTACGGGCACAACGCCGTGGGCTTTTTCCTCACCGCAGGCTTCCTGGGGATGATGTACTACTTCGTGCCCAAGCAGGCTGAGCGTCCGGTGTATTCCTATCGCCTGTCCATCGTCCACTTCTGGGCGCTGATCACCCTGTACATCTGGGCTGGCCCGCATCACCTGCACTACACCGCGCTGCCGGACTGGGCACAGTCGCTGGGCATGGTGATGTCGCTGATCCTGCTGGCGCCCAGCTGGGGCGGCATGATCAACGGCATGATGACCCTCTCGGGCGCCTGGCATAAGTTGCGCAGCGACCCGATCCTGCGGTTCCTGGTGGTATCCCTGGCGTTCTACGGCATGTCGACCTTCGAGGGCCCGATGATGGCCATCAAGACCGTCAACGCCCTCTCCCACTACACCGACTGGACCATCGGCCACGTACATGCCGGCGCCCTCGGCTGGGTGGCGATGATCTCCATCGGTGCGCTGTATCACATGATCCCGAAAGTCTTTGGCCGCCCACAGATGCACAGCATCGGCCTGATCAACGCGCACTTCTGGCTCGCGACCATCGGCACCGTGCTGTACATCGCCTCGATGTGGGTCAACGGCATCGCCCAAGGCCTGATGTGGCGCGCAGTGAACGAGGACGGCACGCTCACCTACTCCTTCGTCGAAACACTGGTGGCCAGCCACCCGGGCTTCGTCGTACGGCTGGTGGGCGGAGCGATTTTCCTCAGCGGCATGCTGCTGATGGCCTACAACACCTGGCGCACCGTGCGGGCCTACCAACCCGCCGAAGCCGCCGCTGCCGCGCAGATGGCCTGA
- the ccoP gene encoding cytochrome-c oxidase, cbb3-type subunit III codes for MTTFWSTWICVLTIGSLIGLTWLLIGTRKGETKGSVDQTMGHSFDGIEEYDNPLPQWWFLLFAGTLVFSVGYLVLYPGLGNWKGILPGYENGWTGAHEWEKEMAKADAKFGPIFAKFAAMPVGEVAKDPQALKMGGRLFASNCSVCHGSDAKGAFGFPNLADSNWRWGGAADTIKATILGGRMAAMPAWGEVLGDAGVKNVAAYVRHDLAGLPLAADSGADLQAGQQTFNTTCAACHGANGQGTEAMGAPNLTQPAGFIYGTSLAQLQQTIRHGRQGHMPAQNELLGNDKVQLLAAYVYSLSHTVSAERLQADSKSE; via the coding sequence ATGACCACCTTCTGGAGTACGTGGATCTGCGTACTGACCATCGGCAGCCTGATCGGCCTGACCTGGCTGCTGATCGGCACCCGCAAGGGCGAGACCAAGGGCAGCGTCGACCAGACCATGGGCCACAGCTTCGACGGCATCGAGGAATACGACAACCCGCTGCCACAGTGGTGGTTCCTGTTGTTCGCTGGCACCTTGGTGTTTTCCGTCGGTTACCTGGTCCTGTACCCAGGCCTGGGCAACTGGAAAGGCATCCTGCCGGGCTACGAGAATGGTTGGACCGGCGCCCATGAATGGGAAAAGGAAATGGCCAAGGCCGACGCCAAATTCGGGCCGATCTTCGCCAAATTCGCCGCCATGCCGGTGGGGGAAGTGGCCAAGGACCCCCAGGCCCTGAAGATGGGCGGCCGGCTGTTTGCCTCCAATTGCTCGGTCTGCCACGGCTCGGACGCCAAGGGTGCCTTCGGCTTCCCGAACCTGGCCGACAGCAACTGGCGTTGGGGCGGCGCGGCCGACACCATCAAGGCCACCATCCTGGGCGGCCGTATGGCGGCGATGCCGGCCTGGGGCGAAGTGCTGGGAGATGCCGGGGTCAAGAATGTCGCCGCGTATGTGCGCCATGACCTGGCCGGCCTGCCTCTTGCGGCCGACAGCGGTGCCGACCTGCAAGCCGGCCAGCAGACGTTCAACACCACGTGTGCTGCCTGCCATGGCGCCAACGGCCAGGGCACCGAGGCCATGGGCGCGCCGAACCTGACGCAACCGGCCGGCTTCATCTACGGCACCAGCCTTGCACAATTGCAGCAGACCATTCGCCACGGTCGCCAGGGTCACATGCCCGCGCAGAACGAACTGCTGGGTAACGACAAAGTGCAACTGCTGGCCGCCTACGTTTACAGCCTGTCCCACACCGTCAGCGCCGAGCGCCTGCAAGCTGACAGCAAAAGCGAATAA